One window of the Chlorogloeopsis sp. ULAP01 genome contains the following:
- a CDS encoding heavy metal translocating P-type ATPase, which produces MAQTPSIKTQQMQVGGMDCASCALKIEAALGRLAGVVEVSVSAVTERLMVSYDPQQVTEAEIKNQVVSLGYTVAVERSASNQTMDVMVGGMDCPSCVDKISTSLKKLSGVTEASVNFSTGKLRVSYDPQQVNEATLRDRITALGYTVISPTPKLTDDEDHDHNRGHSHGTGEFNLRAELLPVLLVVALFAVGMIFEEPLHNTPYRLGEYAVFIPAYLLSGWTVLKTAGRNVLRGQVFDENFLMTIATVGAIAIHQLPEAVAVMLFYRVGELFQEYSVRRSRRSIKALLEVRPDTANLKVNGSVKAVSPEAVRVGDIILVKPGEKIPLDGEVLEGYSQVDTSALTGESVPRTVKVGETVLAGMINKTGVLTVRVTKLFGESSIAKILDLVENATNRKAATEKFITRFARYYTPIVVIMSLTVALLPPLFIVGATHEEWVYRALILLVISCPCGLVISIPLGYFGGVGGAAKRGILVKGSAFLDALTAVKTVVFDKTGTLTKGVFKVTQIVTQNGFSESELLSLAAKAEAHSSHPVAQSIREAYGQPVDDADVTDYEEIAGHGIRAKVNNQTVLAGNDRLLHRENIDHDTCNVEGTVVHLAVDQRYAGYILIADEIKEDAAQAIRDLKHVGVEQTVMLTGDNKVVAQGVANQLGLDSYVAELLPEGKVEAIEQLLRKSGKGKVVFVGDGINDAPVIARVDIGMAMGGLGSDAAIETADVVIMTDAPSKVAQAIQVARKTRKIVVQNIVLAMAVKGLFIILGIFGVATLWEAVFADVGVALLAILNATRVLK; this is translated from the coding sequence ATGGCTCAAACTCCATCTATCAAAACTCAGCAGATGCAGGTCGGTGGCATGGACTGTGCAAGCTGCGCATTGAAGATTGAAGCAGCCCTGGGAAGATTAGCAGGCGTGGTTGAGGTATCTGTAAGTGCAGTAACTGAACGCTTGATGGTTTCCTATGACCCGCAACAAGTAACTGAGGCAGAAATAAAAAATCAAGTGGTGAGTTTGGGATATACCGTAGCAGTTGAGCGATCCGCATCAAACCAAACGATGGATGTCATGGTGGGAGGCATGGATTGTCCCTCCTGTGTAGACAAGATTTCGACATCCCTCAAAAAATTGTCAGGTGTAACAGAAGCATCCGTAAATTTTAGTACTGGCAAGTTGCGAGTGTCCTACGATCCGCAGCAGGTGAATGAGGCAACCCTTCGCGATCGCATCACCGCTTTAGGCTATACCGTTATCAGTCCCACTCCAAAGCTGACAGACGACGAAGACCACGACCACAATCGCGGGCATAGTCATGGCACAGGCGAGTTTAATTTGAGGGCAGAACTCCTTCCAGTGCTTTTAGTTGTGGCTCTTTTTGCAGTAGGAATGATTTTTGAGGAACCCTTGCATAACACGCCTTATAGGCTAGGTGAATATGCAGTTTTCATTCCTGCCTACCTGCTAAGTGGCTGGACTGTATTGAAGACGGCTGGACGCAATGTTCTTAGAGGGCAGGTGTTTGACGAAAACTTTCTGATGACCATTGCAACTGTGGGGGCGATCGCCATTCACCAACTTCCTGAAGCCGTCGCTGTCATGCTGTTCTATCGGGTTGGAGAACTATTTCAGGAATATTCTGTCAGGCGATCGCGCCGTTCTATCAAAGCCTTACTAGAAGTTCGCCCTGACACTGCCAATCTCAAAGTTAATGGTTCAGTAAAAGCTGTTTCACCAGAAGCGGTTAGGGTGGGAGATATCATTCTGGTGAAACCAGGAGAAAAAATTCCTCTAGATGGTGAGGTTCTGGAGGGCTATTCTCAGGTTGATACCTCAGCCTTGACAGGAGAATCTGTTCCACGCACGGTAAAGGTTGGAGAAACCGTTTTAGCAGGCATGATTAACAAGACGGGGGTGCTGACCGTTCGAGTCACGAAACTGTTTGGAGAATCGTCGATCGCCAAAATTCTTGATCTAGTCGAAAATGCTACCAACAGGAAAGCAGCGACGGAAAAATTCATCACTCGGTTTGCCCGCTACTATACGCCGATTGTCGTCATTATGTCGCTGACAGTTGCTCTGTTGCCCCCCTTATTTATTGTCGGTGCAACTCATGAAGAATGGGTTTATCGTGCCCTAATCTTACTTGTCATTTCCTGCCCTTGTGGGTTAGTGATCAGTATTCCACTGGGTTACTTTGGAGGCGTTGGTGGGGCTGCTAAACGAGGCATTCTCGTCAAAGGTTCAGCGTTTCTCGATGCCCTCACCGCCGTTAAAACCGTTGTTTTTGATAAAACCGGAACACTGACCAAGGGCGTGTTCAAAGTCACGCAAATTGTGACTCAAAATGGTTTTTCAGAGTCAGAATTGCTATCCCTGGCAGCAAAAGCCGAAGCTCATTCTAGCCATCCCGTTGCACAATCTATCCGAGAGGCATACGGTCAACCAGTTGATGATGCAGATGTGACCGATTACGAAGAAATTGCGGGTCATGGCATCCGGGCTAAAGTGAATAATCAAACGGTGCTGGCAGGGAACGATCGCCTCCTGCATCGAGAAAACATTGACCATGATACCTGCAATGTAGAAGGTACTGTTGTTCATCTTGCTGTAGATCAACGTTATGCAGGCTACATTCTAATTGCCGATGAAATCAAAGAAGATGCGGCTCAAGCTATTCGAGATCTCAAGCATGTTGGAGTTGAGCAAACGGTTATGCTTACGGGTGATAACAAGGTGGTTGCTCAGGGTGTAGCCAATCAATTAGGTTTAGATTCCTATGTGGCTGAATTGTTACCAGAAGGCAAAGTCGAAGCAATTGAGCAGTTATTGAGGAAATCGGGTAAAGGCAAGGTTGTATTTGTGGGTGATGGCATCAATGATGCTCCTGTCATTGCTAGAGTCGATATCGGAATGGCAATGGGTGGGCTAGGTTCCGATGCTGCCATTGAAACGGCTGACGTGGTGATTATGACTGATGCACCATCCAAAGTCGCCCAAGCGATTCAAGTTGCTAGAAAAACCCGCAAGATCGTCGTGCAGAATATTGTGCTAGCAATGGCAGTTAAGGGACTATTTATCATCCTTGGTATATTCGGTGTTGCAACGCTTTGGGAAGCCGTGTTTGCCGATGTCGGTGTTGCACTTTTAGCAATTCTCAATGCAACACGGGTGCTTAAGTAA
- a CDS encoding metal ABC transporter ATP-binding protein: MKPISIDVGNLTVAYHGKVALHGASVQLKTGSICGLVGMNGAGKSTLFKAIMGFVKPTTGRVLINGLPIAMVQKNNLVAYVPQSEEVDWNFPVSVRDVVMMGRYGYMNILRIPSAKDKRVVRESLERVQIWSMRDRQIGELSGGQKKRAFFARALAQQGTVLLLDEPFTGVDIKTEKTMIDLLLELREQGHTILISTHDLESITTFCNQVILINRTILAYGDTSEVFTEENLSRTFGGSLGDLPFSKSRFKSENQEGM, from the coding sequence ATGAAACCTATCAGTATTGATGTAGGAAATCTGACAGTTGCCTACCACGGTAAAGTTGCATTGCATGGTGCTTCTGTGCAACTCAAAACTGGCTCTATTTGTGGGTTGGTAGGGATGAATGGAGCTGGGAAATCGACCCTTTTCAAGGCAATTATGGGGTTTGTAAAGCCGACAACGGGTAGGGTGCTAATTAACGGCTTACCGATCGCAATGGTGCAAAAAAATAACTTGGTCGCGTATGTGCCGCAATCGGAAGAGGTGGACTGGAATTTCCCTGTGAGTGTCCGCGATGTAGTAATGATGGGGCGCTATGGGTATATGAATATACTGAGGATTCCCTCTGCCAAAGATAAAAGGGTGGTGAGGGAGAGTTTGGAGAGAGTGCAGATATGGTCAATGCGCGATCGCCAAATTGGGGAACTTTCTGGAGGACAGAAAAAACGTGCCTTTTTTGCGCGTGCTTTGGCGCAACAGGGAACAGTCTTACTATTAGATGAACCATTCACAGGGGTGGATATCAAAACAGAAAAAACCATGATTGACCTATTACTAGAACTACGAGAACAAGGTCACACAATTTTGATTTCTACCCATGACTTAGAATCAATTACCACCTTCTGCAACCAAGTCATCCTGATCAACCGCACCATTTTAGCCTACGGCGATACCTCCGAAGTTTTCACAGAAGAAAACCTCTCTCGTACCTTTGGTGGTTCGTTGGGTGATTTACCGTTTAGTAAAAGCCGCTTCAAGAGTGAAAATCAGGAGGGAATGTAA
- a CDS encoding metal ABC transporter substrate-binding protein, whose amino-acid sequence MKFSFNSRLVQRPHCTRKLVVTSGVLFGLWLSGCNSTPPNAVLSQTSPTPGETNTTNQKTKEKKVILTTFTVIADMARNVAGDKAIVESLTKPGSEIHGYEPTPSDLVRAQKADLILDNGLNLERWAEKFYNNVPKVPHVTMSAGVQPVEIAEDAYKGKPNPHAWMSPQNALIYVENIRKALVNLDAANADTYNANAKVYSQKIKDIDQKLQKEVSVVPEDKRYMVSCEGAFSYITRDYGLKEVYLWAVNSEQQATPKQIEKVINTVKTNKIPAIFCESTVSDKAQRQVAKETGAKFAGVFYVDSLSPPDGPASTYVKLLEHNVTTLVKGLQGN is encoded by the coding sequence ATGAAATTTAGCTTCAACAGTCGCCTGGTACAAAGACCGCACTGCACACGGAAGTTGGTTGTAACATCTGGGGTACTGTTTGGACTTTGGCTGAGTGGGTGTAACTCCACACCCCCCAATGCTGTGCTGTCACAGACGAGTCCAACCCCAGGAGAAACCAATACCACGAACCAAAAAACGAAAGAAAAAAAGGTAATTCTGACAACGTTTACAGTCATCGCTGATATGGCGCGAAATGTAGCGGGTGATAAGGCGATAGTAGAATCCCTTACCAAACCAGGATCGGAAATTCACGGTTATGAACCGACACCCAGCGATTTAGTGAGGGCGCAAAAAGCTGACCTGATTTTAGATAATGGTTTGAACTTAGAACGGTGGGCAGAGAAATTTTACAATAATGTCCCCAAGGTTCCCCATGTCACTATGAGTGCAGGTGTTCAACCTGTAGAGATTGCGGAGGATGCTTACAAAGGTAAACCCAATCCTCATGCTTGGATGTCGCCGCAAAACGCCTTGATTTATGTAGAGAATATTCGTAAGGCATTGGTCAATTTAGATGCGGCGAATGCAGACACCTACAATGCAAATGCCAAGGTATACAGCCAGAAAATTAAAGATATTGACCAGAAGCTGCAAAAAGAGGTGTCGGTAGTTCCAGAAGACAAGCGGTACATGGTTAGTTGTGAAGGGGCTTTTTCTTACATCACCCGCGATTATGGTTTAAAAGAAGTTTATCTGTGGGCGGTCAACTCTGAGCAGCAAGCCACTCCCAAACAAATTGAAAAGGTTATCAATACGGTCAAGACAAATAAAATACCTGCTATTTTCTGTGAAAGTACGGTGAGCGATAAAGCGCAACGTCAAGTAGCCAAGGAAACGGGTGCAAAATTCGCTGGAGTTTTCTACGTTGATTCCCTCTCTCCTCCTGATGGCCCTGCATCAACTTATGTCAAATTGTTGGAACATAACGTCACAACTTTAGTTAAGGGTTTACAAGGGAATTAA
- a CDS encoding metalloregulator ArsR/SmtB family transcription factor — protein MKKLTLPKAKSLHSEDAPSCDAYLVHLDRVRQVQPEIISVEKAQQMSEFFNALADPNRLRLMSALVNRELCVCDLAAAVKMGESAVSHQLRILRSQRLVKYHREGRNIYYSLADNHVMSLYQEVSEHLKEAKT, from the coding sequence ATGAAAAAACTAACATTGCCCAAAGCGAAGTCTCTTCACTCTGAAGACGCGCCCAGTTGTGATGCTTATCTGGTTCATCTCGATCGGGTGCGCCAGGTGCAACCAGAAATTATTTCTGTTGAAAAAGCACAACAGATGTCAGAGTTTTTTAATGCATTAGCCGATCCAAATCGTTTGCGATTGATGTCTGCTTTAGTAAATCGAGAATTGTGTGTTTGTGATTTAGCCGCAGCCGTAAAGATGGGTGAGTCTGCGGTATCGCACCAACTGCGAATTCTGCGATCGCAACGGTTGGTTAAATACCATCGTGAAGGTCGGAATATATATTATAGTTTGGCAGACAATCATGTTATGAGCCTTTACCAAGAAGTCTCCGAGCATCTGAAAGAAGCGAAGACTTAA
- a CDS encoding RpoD/SigA family RNA polymerase sigma factor: MSASDTSTTTSNTKFTTDIVRSYLRDIVRVPLLTHEEEILYSKQVQQMIALQEKKETLKKQLNHEPTQKELAEYLQFSETKVKEIFQQGVQTKQKMIVANLRLVVSIAKKYQRRNLEFMDLIQEGSLGLERGVEKFDPTRGYKFSTYAYWWISQAITRAISQQGRTIRLPIHITEKLNKLKRVQRELSQKLRRSPSVSEIAEKMKLNPAQIRELLMICRQPISLDKQVGDNKDTELQELLTEVPEASLEAYITQDFMRQDIHISLTKLTPQQQKVLILRYGLEDGCELTLAQVAKRLNISQRRVRYIEQQALSYLRRCQTNLREYIVS, encoded by the coding sequence ATGTCAGCTTCCGACACCAGCACAACAACTTCAAATACTAAATTTACCACAGATATAGTTCGGAGTTATCTGCGAGATATAGTTCGTGTACCATTGTTGACTCATGAGGAAGAGATTTTGTATAGCAAACAGGTACAGCAGATGATTGCATTACAGGAGAAAAAGGAAACTTTGAAGAAACAACTCAACCACGAACCAACCCAAAAAGAATTAGCTGAATATTTACAGTTTAGTGAAACGAAAGTGAAGGAAATATTTCAGCAAGGCGTACAGACAAAGCAAAAAATGATTGTAGCAAATCTGCGTTTAGTGGTTTCTATCGCTAAAAAATATCAGAGACGAAATTTAGAGTTTATGGATTTGATTCAGGAAGGTTCATTAGGTTTAGAACGTGGTGTAGAAAAATTTGATCCCACACGTGGCTACAAATTTTCTACCTATGCTTATTGGTGGATTAGTCAGGCAATTACACGAGCAATATCTCAGCAAGGACGAACTATTAGACTGCCAATTCATATTACTGAAAAATTGAATAAACTTAAAAGAGTGCAAAGAGAATTATCCCAGAAATTGAGGCGCAGTCCCAGTGTGTCTGAAATTGCAGAAAAAATGAAATTAAACCCTGCCCAAATCCGCGAACTTTTGATGATCTGTCGTCAACCTATCTCGTTAGATAAACAAGTGGGCGATAATAAGGACACAGAATTGCAGGAACTTTTAACAGAAGTTCCAGAAGCCTCGCTTGAAGCCTACATAACTCAAGATTTTATGCGTCAAGATATCCATATCTCACTGACAAAATTAACTCCACAGCAGCAAAAAGTCCTAATTCTGCGCTATGGCTTGGAAGATGGTTGCGAACTCACATTAGCGCAGGTGGCTAAACGGTTGAACATTAGTCAGAGGAGAGTTCGTTACATAGAACAACAAGCACTCAGTTACCTCCGTCGTTGTCAAACAAATCTACGAGAGTATATAGTTAGTTAA
- a CDS encoding metal ABC transporter permease, with amino-acid sequence MEVLQWFTAPLQHEFMVKAILISALVGVVCSVLSCYMTLKGWALMGDAVSHAVMPGVVIAYVLKIPFAVGAFVFGVSSVIAIGFIKAKTRIKEDTVIGLVFTGFFALGLVLVSKTPSSVDLTHILFGNVLGISDSDIIQTAIISVITLVAIAILRKDLLLFCFDPTHARSIGLNTGTLYYILLSLLSLTAVAGLQTVGIILVVAMLVTPGATAYLLTDRFDHMMLIAIASGVFSSIMGTYISYHIDGATGGCIVVLQTLLFVMAMIFAPKHGLLVRAKRQKVTSNT; translated from the coding sequence ATGGAAGTGCTACAGTGGTTTACCGCACCCTTGCAACATGAATTCATGGTCAAGGCAATTCTTATCAGTGCCTTAGTCGGGGTGGTTTGTTCGGTGTTATCTTGTTACATGACCCTCAAAGGTTGGGCATTGATGGGGGATGCAGTATCTCACGCTGTTATGCCTGGAGTAGTCATTGCTTACGTTCTCAAGATACCCTTTGCCGTTGGTGCGTTTGTGTTTGGAGTCAGTTCAGTCATTGCCATTGGCTTTATCAAGGCGAAGACGAGAATTAAGGAAGACACGGTCATCGGACTAGTATTTACAGGGTTCTTTGCCTTGGGGTTGGTGCTAGTTTCTAAAACTCCAAGTTCCGTTGACTTGACACACATCCTGTTTGGCAATGTTCTCGGTATTTCTGACTCAGACATTATTCAGACGGCGATCATTAGCGTGATTACATTAGTTGCGATCGCTATCCTACGCAAAGACCTACTGTTATTTTGTTTTGACCCCACTCATGCGCGTTCCATTGGCTTGAATACAGGAACACTTTACTATATTTTGCTATCGTTACTGTCTTTAACTGCTGTCGCCGGACTACAGACTGTGGGGATTATTCTCGTTGTGGCGATGCTGGTGACACCCGGTGCAACGGCTTATTTGTTAACAGACCGCTTTGACCACATGATGCTCATTGCTATAGCTTCTGGAGTATTTTCTAGCATCATGGGGACTTACATCAGCTATCACATTGATGGTGCAACTGGAGGTTGCATTGTGGTATTGCAAACTCTGCTGTTTGTGATGGCGATGATATTTGCACCCAAGCATGGTCTACTGGTGAGGGCAAAGCGGCAGAAAGTGACCTCCAATACATAA
- a CDS encoding tetratricopeptide repeat protein, with protein MKYINKTIAILGITSLLGGIPAAVYAQPPQIRLGQMNFQKYYNQGVQKLAQGNFNEAIEDFNSVVKLNPRYYEGYCLRGLAKSQLGNFQAALADYNLALRLNPRHADAYNGRGTAYAELGNIQAAIADFNQTLKIDPQFVDGYYNLGLANIRQGNHKQAISNFNQALNINPNLPDAYGNRGLARYALGDKRNAVADLQQAASLFQQQGDTLRYQQTQALIQQISRK; from the coding sequence ATGAAGTACATCAACAAAACAATCGCTATTCTGGGAATCACGAGTTTATTGGGTGGAATACCTGCTGCTGTTTACGCACAGCCACCACAAATTCGCTTGGGGCAGATGAATTTTCAGAAATACTACAATCAAGGGGTGCAAAAGCTGGCACAAGGGAACTTCAACGAAGCTATTGAAGATTTTAACTCTGTAGTCAAGCTGAATCCCAGATATTACGAAGGTTATTGTCTGCGGGGTTTGGCAAAATCTCAATTAGGAAACTTTCAAGCAGCTTTAGCAGATTATAACCTAGCCTTACGACTGAATCCCAGACACGCAGATGCATACAATGGTCGGGGAACTGCTTATGCGGAACTGGGAAATATCCAAGCAGCGATCGCCGACTTTAACCAAACACTAAAAATAGATCCGCAGTTTGTGGATGGCTACTACAATCTTGGACTAGCCAATATTAGACAGGGAAATCATAAGCAAGCCATTTCAAACTTTAACCAGGCATTAAATATTAATCCTAACCTGCCAGATGCTTACGGCAACAGAGGACTTGCTCGATATGCTCTAGGAGATAAGCGTAACGCTGTTGCTGATTTGCAGCAAGCAGCAAGTCTGTTTCAACAGCAAGGAGATACTCTTAGGTATCAGCAAACACAAGCTCTCATACAGCAAATTAGCCGTAAGTGA
- the rppB gene encoding two-component system sensor histidine kinase RppB has protein sequence MQIRLFHKTRWQLATWYALAMGLILSLCGFAVYEVIIDAYSISISRELESITSTLHDVIEPTLKQPSRIEPIFQQVLPNLCQINSTCPAQKIFEHSQGTLAEHGIFSPVYKDKQYYIRFIDASGRLIAVAGFQPNELPPIVRTDVWQAVKDAQGNRYHQKSLPLHTKDQVWGYIQVGRSLKELDNRLAALKLVLALGLPITVLLVGGSSWWLAGLAMQPIDRSYQQMQQFTSDASHELRTPLAAIHATVETILDKSHLSEQEARDVLASIKRQSHRLAELVQDLLLLSRLEQHTLSIERLPCCLNVLIDDLIEEFSALASAASLQLTSSVLCHQPLYVMGDEDQLLRLLSNLIANAIQYTPADGYITVILKRSNSDAVIEVQDTGIGIAPQEQEAIFDRFYRVNSDRSRRTGGSGLGLAIAQAIAQTHEGSIQVQSQVGKGSTFIVRLPLTKEWKQLTWVSTGEN, from the coding sequence ATGCAGATTCGACTTTTTCATAAAACCCGTTGGCAATTGGCTACCTGGTATGCGCTGGCTATGGGTCTAATTTTGAGCCTGTGCGGTTTTGCTGTGTATGAAGTAATTATTGATGCTTACTCGATTTCTATCAGCCGGGAACTAGAGTCTATAACAAGCACGCTGCACGATGTCATTGAACCAACACTAAAACAACCCAGCCGCATAGAGCCGATTTTTCAACAGGTTTTACCCAATCTTTGTCAAATAAACTCTACCTGCCCTGCTCAAAAAATCTTTGAACACAGCCAAGGCACCCTTGCTGAACACGGCATCTTTAGTCCTGTCTATAAAGATAAGCAATATTACATTCGTTTTATCGATGCTTCAGGAAGATTAATCGCTGTAGCGGGTTTTCAGCCCAACGAATTACCACCAATTGTGCGAACAGATGTGTGGCAAGCAGTCAAAGACGCACAAGGCAATCGTTACCATCAAAAGTCCCTGCCACTACATACTAAAGATCAGGTATGGGGCTATATACAAGTAGGGCGCTCTCTCAAAGAACTAGATAATCGCCTTGCAGCTTTGAAATTAGTTTTGGCGTTAGGATTACCAATTACGGTACTGCTAGTTGGTGGTTCTAGTTGGTGGCTGGCAGGGTTGGCGATGCAACCAATTGACAGGTCTTATCAACAAATGCAACAGTTCACATCTGATGCCTCTCATGAATTGCGTACTCCCCTAGCAGCAATTCATGCAACGGTGGAAACCATACTCGATAAGTCACACCTGTCTGAACAAGAAGCGCGAGATGTTCTAGCATCGATTAAACGTCAGAGTCATCGACTGGCGGAACTAGTTCAAGATTTGCTGCTACTTTCGCGATTGGAACAGCACACTCTGTCGATAGAACGGCTACCTTGTTGTCTCAACGTTTTGATTGATGATTTGATAGAAGAGTTTTCAGCGTTAGCGAGTGCAGCTTCTTTGCAATTAACATCCTCAGTTTTGTGCCATCAGCCTCTGTATGTGATGGGAGATGAAGACCAACTTTTACGTTTGCTTTCTAATTTAATTGCAAATGCTATTCAATACACGCCTGCTGATGGTTATATAACCGTCATTCTCAAACGCAGCAATAGTGATGCCGTAATTGAAGTTCAAGATACAGGTATTGGGATTGCACCACAGGAGCAAGAAGCGATTTTTGACCGTTTTTATCGAGTCAATAGCGATCGCTCGCGTCGTACTGGTGGATCTGGATTGGGATTGGCGATCGCTCAAGCAATTGCCCAGACGCACGAGGGCAGCATCCAGGTGCAAAGCCAAGTTGGTAAAGGTAGTACTTTTATCGTTCGCTTGCCCTTAACAAAAGAGTGGAAACAACTGACCTGGGTATCGACAGGTGAAAATTAA
- the rppA gene encoding two-component system response regulator RppA — translation MKVLLVEDETDLGASIQRKLNQERYIVDWILDGNEAWTCLESHWSEYTLAIFDWLLPGISGLELCKRLRVRGNCLPVLMLTAKDSMKDKVAGLDAGADDYLVKPFGMAELLARLRALQRRSPHFQSPQLQVGSLILDYSNFTFSCEYSNGDKRVISLTKKEFHLLEYFMKRPNTLVTRDQLLNHLYTFSAERVSNVVAAQIRLLRRKLSESGCDSLIETVPSMGYRFNPSNADSTFS, via the coding sequence ATGAAAGTTCTGCTAGTTGAGGATGAAACAGACTTGGGTGCGTCAATTCAGCGAAAACTGAATCAGGAAAGATATATTGTTGACTGGATTTTGGATGGTAATGAAGCTTGGACTTGTCTAGAATCTCATTGGAGTGAATATACACTGGCAATCTTTGATTGGTTACTACCAGGAATATCAGGTTTAGAATTATGCAAGCGGTTACGAGTTCGTGGTAACTGTTTACCTGTACTGATGCTAACAGCAAAAGATAGCATGAAAGATAAGGTAGCCGGACTAGATGCAGGAGCAGATGACTATCTGGTAAAGCCATTTGGCATGGCAGAACTGCTGGCACGGTTGCGGGCTTTGCAGAGACGTTCTCCCCATTTTCAGTCTCCACAGTTGCAAGTTGGTAGTCTAATCCTAGACTACAGTAATTTTACATTTTCTTGCGAGTATTCCAATGGGGACAAAAGGGTAATTTCTTTAACAAAGAAGGAATTTCACCTACTAGAATACTTCATGAAACGTCCCAACACACTTGTTACTCGCGATCAACTTCTGAATCATTTGTATACGTTTAGTGCAGAACGCGTTAGTAATGTAGTAGCTGCTCAAATTAGACTTTTACGACGCAAGTTGTCGGAATCTGGTTGTGATAGTCTAATCGAAACTGTCCCTAGTATGGGTTATCGTTTTAATCCTAGCAATGCAGATTCGACTTTTTCATAA
- a CDS encoding DUF2808 domain-containing protein, with protein MDKTLIYAAVFILTMVVSVPSTYANPSLQSDKSPHVIGFMEFPQGIRHWRILRHTLKIEVPQQSKAISQLIIQAPSNIILRDDIDVSDQLDKKVDAKISISGQKATLVFVGQVEPGTTLTIDMNKVKKTAPTNGDKMYKVSAVLAGINAELPVGIAQLRVR; from the coding sequence ATGGATAAAACACTAATATACGCTGCTGTTTTCATCTTGACTATGGTAGTTTCAGTTCCAAGTACTTATGCAAATCCCTCACTACAATCTGATAAGTCTCCTCATGTTATTGGCTTCATGGAATTTCCTCAAGGTATTCGCCACTGGAGAATTCTCAGACATACCTTAAAAATAGAAGTTCCTCAACAAAGCAAGGCTATTTCCCAACTAATTATCCAAGCTCCAAGTAACATAATTCTTAGAGATGATATTGATGTATCTGACCAGTTAGATAAAAAAGTTGATGCTAAGATTTCTATTAGTGGTCAAAAAGCTACATTAGTTTTTGTTGGACAAGTTGAACCAGGAACTACTTTGACTATAGATATGAATAAGGTCAAAAAAACAGCACCAACAAATGGTGACAAAATGTACAAAGTTTCTGCTGTTCTCGCTGGTATTAATGCTGAATTACCAGTTGGTATAGCTCAACTGCGTGTACGTTAA